The region AATTTGGATAGTTCAGGTAGGCCTAACTATTTATAATTTGCAAATATCTCTGTTTACTACAATTATGTCGAAAGAATAGATCTTTAAATTCTTTGCATATTTGTAGATTTTCAACTGCTACGTACTCCACTGTAAATTCTGTTTCTCCAACTGGAATGCAGTACACAAACTGTAAGGCACTCCAAAGTCTGTGGAATTCAGTACATTCATCTACATTCATCACTCCGTTTGCAGGTGGAGGTCCTACCCAAATAGGATCATCCAGAAAGCTGCGTAGTCGACTAAGAACCACCTCAAAAATTGACAAACCGCAGCAAAGTCGCTCCCTTGTTAGTAAATCCCCTTCTTTCGCAATCATCGCTTGCTGTAATATTAAAAGATAGAGTTACCTTTCATGGCTATTGTCTTTGGTTACGTTAGCAACTGTCTGCAGATGCATGTTAAAGTAAGCCACTCAAAATACTAGTTTATTATCCGCTGTACACGAGTTTACGTTTCTTTACTAAAGATACCAGTATGTTCAAACCTTAGCAGTTCCAAGCTCTTCAACGTTAGGGACAATTTGTAAAGCTGCATACTTTGCTTCCAAACGTTTTTGTTTAGTTTCTGGTTTTTCACCATCTGAAAtaacgtgagaaaaaaatcagacgCGAGCAAATGGAGTTTACAATACACATTTACTATTAGTCGTTAAAAATCAGATTCAAACATATATACTCTACCTTTGCAATAAGGGCGAGGTAATATGTTCTGAAATGGTGCTGCATGGAGCAAGTCGCAAACTTCTTCTTGTGACAAAGCTTGCTCCATTAATAGACAGAATAATATAGTGTTGCCGAATTCGCGGAAGTTGTGAAACAGTTCAGTCTTTGCATCAGGATACTGAACAATGTCGTTCAACTGGGCATGGTAGTAGCCTAAAACACCTGGAGATCCGTAATCATATCTTGGGAGTTTACACACTTTTGGCATTGCTTCCATTAGGGTCTTAGTAAACTGCAGGAGGTTTCCTTGGATGAGAGATTTcactatttttaataattcttcCATGACTACAGCAATCCCTTGATATCCAAGAAGTTTGCACATTGTACGGAAGTGGTATGAGCCAACAAAGCCTGTGTATTGACCATACTGAGTGCTATATGCAAGATTTAATTGTTTACTGCCCCATAAATAATGGTAAGACATCATAGGTGGCTTATCTCTGTGCACCGGTTGTGCAAATTGAAGACCTCGACATTTGACAAATCTGTTGaatgaaatacgaaataatgaCAACATGTTCGTAAGGTAATATTCGCAACATTGATATGAATATACCTATTTGTGGCAGCATTGTAACAGTAATTTGGCAAGAAGTCATAATTTAGCTCCCAAAATACGTGAAGAGTAATTCTACCATATGGGGCAAGAACGTTGTGATTAGCTTCTCTGAACATTGCATCATATTCATCCAATGCCAACCATTTGCTCAAAAGTTTATGAGTGAGGCGGTTGACTTGTAGCAAACCTTCTAATTCCTACACAATAAAAAGTTTGGTATTAAGAGCAGTCGATCAGCTAGAAAAATGTGATAATTGACTCGCAAAACTTTGGCTTACCACAACACCTGTAATATCACCAGATTCGAATTTGCTAACAGCCAAATCCAAAGATTTTTGCATGTCAGCATTGATTCGTTGTGTGATCAACTTATTGAGATCAATGCTTCTTCCTAACAGTTGTACATGCCGTTGTTTTAATAATGTTTCATATCTGTTTGCTCGAGGATATGGCAGTAAGTAAGCCCCAAGAGCAACGCATTCAACGCGAAATCTCTTATCAAGCAAAATGCTGGCTGCCAATTGCTTGTAATGAGCGAAAATTTGTTCACTTAGCTTGTAGACGAATTGGTCAAAGCATAGGTTTACTTCTGCCTCAACTTCATCATAAAGGAATTGCTTTCGAAATATTGTTAACGCGTATAATGCACTGTCGTTGTACAGATCCAAAGGGTACAATACGAATCTGGAATTTAAAAGCATGAATAGTTGACGTAGGTCAATGATTAATTTCAAAGACAAAATCTACTGGAAATTTAATAGTAATCTCACTCACTCCATCATTGAAGGTTCTTTGCTTCTAAGAATATGGTCAGTCAGGATCCATGGCATCGACATTTCAATCGGGAACTGGaacataaaaattcatttaatttaacTTTAAATGGTGTTTCTAATCCAATGTTAGTAACATTTTGCacacaaaataaaagaaagattaATTTATAGTGTCAAAGACAGCACAGCAACCAACACGAAATGATGCAAGCTAAAAAATCAAGATCTACGTCCAAGAATTATTGTGTAGAGCCTTGGCACAGTACGTATTatcatttcatttaaaatcactgtacattataatatttaatgtatgtatacggaGTTGCAGATGAGTATTCAAATTAATCTATTTTTAAAGTCATCCACTTCGTTATACCTACTATTACCTCAAATAGCATAACAATCACATTACTTGTTTGGATAATTCTTCTTGCAGTAAACTTTTGTCAATAGAAATAAGATACCATGAACGCATGTACGAAGCAGAAAATTTGATCAAGCAATCACCCATTTTGAGTCAGAGGTATAATAATtggtttattcaaattaaattactATTACTTATGGTATTTCCCAGTGAGGCGTGCAATTCCAACAAAAAACGGTACTAGAAAACGAAcgcaacaataacaataacgtaGCTACAACAGATGGTGGTTACTTGGTGTGTACCTGAATGCGTTTCTCCATGGTGATCAAGTCGCTGCATTCTTCATTATGCTGATGACGCACTTGGCATTTCTATTCATGAAATCAATTACACACGGTTCTATTTTTCTGATATTGTGAAGGTCATGAACATCTACTAACATTGAATATATTGTGTAGGTCTAGTGAATCGATACCAGTATTTTATCAACTATAATTAAACAGCATGGTGACTGACTCGTTAAAAATAGTCAATTATGGCACGTCGGATTTCAAATCGCGTGATTAATTATTAGGTCTTGTTATATAGTAGTTTTCTAATATTTATGTTTACCTGAATCCTCCGGCCCATGGTCATCTCAAGGTAGAATTCACGGTACCAGAGTTGTGATAGATCACAGCAGTTCTGCAATGACTCTGGAATAAGAGTTATTAATTGACAGTAAAAAGGTAAAATGATAACAATATACGTTTTGTAgttcaaaatatgaaatgtTACAGCATTGTACATACGAGTGACTTACCGCTAAAACTAAGCAAGTAATTCCAGTAAAAACTTGTTTTATGAAATTGATCAATCTGCACGAGATATTGCCCATCTATATCCTTTCTCAGCGTTCTCTTACCTCCGCTCTTATCTGCAATTAGTGACTCCAACATCGTACGTACCATGTACAATTGAGTCGATGATGGACCTTCAAACAATTCGGAATAAATCTCATTAGGTGTACAATGGCCATGAATCAATATCCtagtaatatttataattgcaaaaaaatgtgtgaaCCAAACTTACCAACATTTCTTCTTGGAACTTTAATGACAAAACCATTGTCTGGATCTTTTTTGCCCTTTAAAGCTGGGTCAGCTACAGGTTCAACGCCTTTTTGCCAATCTGCACAAGTCTCTCGGACCGATACAATTATACTTCGAATCaaatcttttttattcttggtAGCCTTTCTGAGTGGTTCTCTTAAAATCAATTGTACAAAGTCCTGTAGTTCAGCGTAAATGTTTCTGCGTATAGCATCGATAAAGACAGTTTCCATGCGAGCCATCAGAACTTGCAGGCCCTTGATCATAGCTATAACTTCAATCAGAGCAAACTTTTCTTCATCTGTGTAATTGTATCGGGTTGCCTACAGAAATTGAACTTGTTATTCATTGACCTTGCTTGGATTGCAGGTAGTCGGTTAATTATTAATACGACGGTTGGCTAAGAATGTGAAACATAttatcaatttaattttagaaCTTTACCAACCCGTTCATACTCTTCAGCTTCTTGCGGACATTCCTTATTCATGTGATGGTCCGTAGGATGAAGTAATTTCCAGCTATACAGTTCTGTAACAACGCTGGTCCACTGCGATAACAGTTGTAATCCTCGCAATGCCAATTCAGCTGTTTCTCTATTTTCCCCATCACTTCCACACTCCTTATACGTTGTTGTTACTTCATTACTGTACCTGAACAGAAAGTTAAATggattattataaatacaaaCGTAAGTATGTAGACTTTCCAAAATTGAATAATCGTGTATGTTCAGTGTTGATATTATGAGTAATACCTCGCCAATTCGCTGATGTATTTGACGTGATCTTCTCTGATTTGAGGAAGGTGTACCATAAGATCTGCTTGTGGACTCATACTGTTAGAAGAAGATGAAAGTGGCCATTTTGAAGAGTCGAAGTGCTTCGACCGTTTGATGTAATTGAAGGGAGCAATTTGCATATCTCCAAACAGTGGTACGACCTccaagtttttaaatattctgtCAATCCTGTCTAGTTTCAACTTCTTTTTTTGATCCAACTTATTAATGTTACACAAGTCACTGTCCATCAAAAATAACCCAAAGCCCATGACCTTAACAAGCATGTGCTTTTCATTTGGTGTTAAATACATCTTCGTTTCGAACATGTGTACACAAATATTAACTACATCTGCTAGAAGCTCTTCATACCCAGCAATTTTCTCTAGATTTTCTTTTACGGTGtcacgaattttattttgcgttGCCAGAAACAATGACAAATTCTGAGACTCTTGAAGAGTTTGCGAATCAGTCATTACTTTCAAAAACTGAGCAgctctgaaataaaataatgtagtTGGTGATACAAATAAATTGTTAATATTGATTAGAGATTGTTCTCAACTTTTAACTGTTTACTTTTGCTTAAAGTATATATACCCATACCTTCTGTACGTTGAATAATCATTCTTAACACtcgatttcatattttttaattcatcgaGAACAGCAAACATATTAATGAATTTTCCAAGAGTTAGTAGGTATGCTTCAGAGACAAAATCCTTTCGCTTCTCATGGTGACACAAGCGCTTAACTTCAGCAGAAAACCTTTCAATAGCTTTTCTCTGATTTAACAAAGAGAAATATGATTATAactattttccattttcatttatGATGTATATTAAATTTGTAGCTTCTGTATTTTACTTAGGACAAAAAATCACCCACTTGAAAATACATAAAGTTCAGCAACTTGTTCACTTCAGGTGCTAAGACCTCAACTGTTTTCTCATATATTTCAACACGATTTGGTTGCTCATTGGATTTTGGTTGAGGAATTGCTCGAGAACAACATCTCCAGGTATATAACATTACCGCATGCTCTAGACCTTCTTCGAGTAGTTCGTTCtgtaggtaaaaaataaagaaaataacagtAATTATCCAACTATTATAGGGTTGATCATAATGTGAactgaataaatttaccaAACTAGCGTGTACAGTTGCCTCTTCAATGTACTTGGCAATACCAGTGACAAACCCATTTCTATCTTCAAAATTTGTATCAAAATTAGCTTGATAAACAACGGAGCACGGTTGGGCTTCAATGCAAGGCTGCTCATCAGGCAGGGTAAATTCGTCGAGTACATCAACATTTGATAAAGCATCAGCCAATGTTACCTTATCGGTAGCCATTGCTGTGTTTTGCTATAGtctaaaattgaattataaaataggTGTAAAGCGTCAAATCGAAGGATTTAATATGTGTAAAGATTGCAGCTAAAGATTGCGCACATACAATTTCGGAAAAGTAGACTACATAAAATTTAGGTAGAACGTAGagattattgtattttttaatagcAAGTTTGAAATACAGTCGAATTGTTTAACAGACGAGTTCTGTTTACTCTTGGGAAGATCAGTAAATGTCCTCTTTGTTGTCGAGGTTATATTTATGAGATGAGTAATCAAACGAGGAAATAAAAGTGGGAAATAATCATTTGGTTAACGTGATTAAAGACAAGCCAGTGTCAggtatgtgaaattttttatttaatatttcacaaattttaagACATACCTTCACAATAATTTGtcacagttgaaaaaattgacaacaaACGTCACCCGTCAACTCCACCCCAAGGTAAAGAGTACTCAAGAGACTTCTGGGAAAAGTCATTGTTCCATGGGAATTTATCATTCCTACCAAACCCTAAGAAAAAAAGGCCCACGCGTAGCTGCATggtgaaatgtaatttaaacAGAGCAGCAGGAAGCAGTTCTACACGGACCGTTGGTGAGTATTGAAATACAGCTAATGATAAATATGGCACGGGAAGGAGGAAATTGATAAACCAGAACCTAGAGTTGggtaaattttaaaatttattcgaaagtCTTTTAGACGGATAATTAgatctatatgtataataataaacctCTATTctatattacaaataatttacaatatggATGAcaatataattttacaattttcaaaaaattgcacatattttttcatttttttttttacctggcTCGGTTTCGATAGAGAATTCTATTGACTATTCATTCATTCTCGCACCAACAAATTAAATAGCAATAACAATTacgttgaaataataatataaaagaaaagttgaaattaatagAATCTACAATGTTCAGGGATATCTCCAAATTTGTTATCTACAACTCgctatataaatatatatgtgtactaTAGTTATCAAATTAATATGAAATTGTGTGCGCATATTAAATGATGAGGtaaattaaaaagtgagaatattttccaatagcgtgaaaattaaaagaatcAAAAGTAATAAATTAGGAGTAgagaaaattagaaataaacgtatattcaaatcaataataaatgaat is a window of Neodiprion fabricii isolate iyNeoFabr1 chromosome 6, iyNeoFabr1.1, whole genome shotgun sequence DNA encoding:
- the LOC124185108 gene encoding cytoplasmic FMR1-interacting protein isoform X1, whose amino-acid sequence is MATDKVTLADALSNVDVLDEFTLPDEQPCIEAQPCSVVYQANFDTNFEDRNGFVTGIAKYIEEATVHASLNELLEEGLEHAVMLYTWRCCSRAIPQPKSNEQPNRVEIYEKTVEVLAPEVNKLLNFMYFQRKAIERFSAEVKRLCHHEKRKDFVSEAYLLTLGKFINMFAVLDELKNMKSSVKNDYSTYRRAAQFLKVMTDSQTLQESQNLSLFLATQNKIRDTVKENLEKIAGYEELLADVVNICVHMFETKMYLTPNEKHMLVKVMGFGLFLMDSDLCNINKLDQKKKLKLDRIDRIFKNLEVVPLFGDMQIAPFNYIKRSKHFDSSKWPLSSSSNSMSPQADLMVHLPQIREDHVKYISELARYSNEVTTTYKECGSDGENRETAELALRGLQLLSQWTSVVTELYSWKLLHPTDHHMNKECPQEAEEYERATRYNYTDEEKFALIEVIAMIKGLQVLMARMETVFIDAIRRNIYAELQDFVQLILREPLRKATKNKKDLIRSIIVSVRETCADWQKGVEPVADPALKGKKDPDNGFVIKVPRRNVGPSSTQLYMVRTMLESLIADKSGGKRTLRKDIDGQYLVQIDQFHKTSFYWNYLLSFSESLQNCCDLSQLWYREFYLEMTMGRRIQKCQVRHQHNEECSDLITMEKRIQFPIEMSMPWILTDHILRSKEPSMMEFVLYPLDLYNDSALYALTIFRKQFLYDEVEAEVNLCFDQFVYKLSEQIFAHYKQLAASILLDKRFRVECVALGAYLLPYPRANRYETLLKQRHVQLLGRSIDLNKLITQRINADMQKSLDLAVSKFESGDITGVVELEGLLQVNRLTHKLLSKWLALDEYDAMFREANHNVLAPYGRITLHVFWELNYDFLPNYCYNAATNRFVKCRGLQFAQPVHRDKPPMMSYHYLWGSKQLNLAYSTQYGQYTGFVGSYHFRTMCKLLGYQGIAVVMEELLKIVKSLIQGNLLQFTKTLMEAMPKVCKLPRYDYGSPGVLGYYHAQLNDIVQYPDAKTELFHNFREFGNTILFCLLMEQALSQEEVCDLLHAAPFQNILPRPYCKDGEKPETKQKRLEAKYAALQIVPNVEELGTAKQAMIAKEGDLLTRERLCCGLSIFEVVLSRLRSFLDDPIWVGPPPANGVMNVDECTEFHRLWSALQFVYCIPVGETEFTVEELFGEGLHWAGCAMIILLGQQRRFEALDFCYHILRVQRVDGKDENVKGIHLKRMVDRIRRFQVLNSQIFAVLNKYLKSGDSDATSVEHVRCFPPPIHPSLAHTQQHYHAPEYLRQMNHQ
- the LOC124185108 gene encoding cytoplasmic FMR1-interacting protein isoform X2; its protein translation is MATDKVTLADALSNVDVLDEFTLPDEQPCIEAQPCSVVYQANFDTNFEDRNGFVTGIAKYIEEATVHASLNELLEEGLEHAVMLYTWRCCSRAIPQPKSNEQPNRVEIYEKTVEVLAPEVNKLLNFMYFQRKAIERFSAEVKRLCHHEKRKDFVSEAYLLTLGKFINMFAVLDELKNMKSSVKNDYSTYRRAAQFLKVMTDSQTLQESQNLSLFLATQNKIRDTVKENLEKIAGYEELLADVVNICVHMFETKMYLTPNEKHMLVKVMGFGLFLMDSDLCNINKLDQKKKLKLDRIDRIFKNLEVVPLFGDMQIAPFNYIKRSKHFDSSKWPLSSSSNSMSPQADLMVHLPQIREDHVKYISELARYSNEVTTTYKECGSDGENRETAELALRGLQLLSQWTSVVTELYSWKLLHPTDHHMNKECPQEAEEYERATRYNYTDEEKFALIEVIAMIKGLQVLMARMETVFIDAIRRNIYAELQDFVQLILREPLRKATKNKKDLIRSIIVSVRETCADWQKGVEPVADPALKGKKDPDNGFVIKVPRRNVGPSSTQLYMVRTMLESLIADKSGGKRTLRKDIDGQYLVQIDQFHKTSFYWNYLLSFSESLQNCCDLSQLWYREFYLEMTMGRRIQFPIEMSMPWILTDHILRSKEPSMMEFVLYPLDLYNDSALYALTIFRKQFLYDEVEAEVNLCFDQFVYKLSEQIFAHYKQLAASILLDKRFRVECVALGAYLLPYPRANRYETLLKQRHVQLLGRSIDLNKLITQRINADMQKSLDLAVSKFESGDITGVVELEGLLQVNRLTHKLLSKWLALDEYDAMFREANHNVLAPYGRITLHVFWELNYDFLPNYCYNAATNRFVKCRGLQFAQPVHRDKPPMMSYHYLWGSKQLNLAYSTQYGQYTGFVGSYHFRTMCKLLGYQGIAVVMEELLKIVKSLIQGNLLQFTKTLMEAMPKVCKLPRYDYGSPGVLGYYHAQLNDIVQYPDAKTELFHNFREFGNTILFCLLMEQALSQEEVCDLLHAAPFQNILPRPYCKDGEKPETKQKRLEAKYAALQIVPNVEELGTAKQAMIAKEGDLLTRERLCCGLSIFEVVLSRLRSFLDDPIWVGPPPANGVMNVDECTEFHRLWSALQFVYCIPVGETEFTVEELFGEGLHWAGCAMIILLGQQRRFEALDFCYHILRVQRVDGKDENVKGIHLKRMVDRIRRFQVLNSQIFAVLNKYLKSGDSDATSVEHVRCFPPPIHPSLAHTQQHYHAPEYLRQMNHQ